Proteins encoded together in one Micromonospora kangleipakensis window:
- the erpA gene encoding iron-sulfur cluster insertion protein ErpA, whose amino-acid sequence MTTPAQTESTEAKAPTSVVLTDVAAQKVKALIEQEGRDDLRLRVAVQPGGCSGLRYQLFFDERSLDGDVVTDFGGVEVVVDRMSAPYLAGATIDFADRIDAQGFTIDNPNAGSSCACGDSFS is encoded by the coding sequence GTGACCACGCCAGCGCAGACCGAGTCGACCGAGGCCAAGGCCCCTACTTCCGTCGTCCTCACCGACGTCGCGGCGCAGAAGGTCAAGGCCCTGATCGAGCAGGAGGGCCGCGACGACCTGCGGCTCCGGGTCGCGGTGCAGCCGGGCGGCTGCTCCGGCCTGCGGTACCAGCTCTTCTTCGACGAGCGGTCGCTCGACGGTGACGTCGTCACCGACTTCGGCGGTGTCGAGGTCGTCGTCGACCGGATGAGCGCCCCCTACCTGGCCGGCGCGACGATCGACTTCGCCGACCGGATCGACGCCCAGGGCTTCACCATCGACAACCCGAACGCCGGCAGCTCCTGCGCCTGCGGCGACTCGTTCAGCTGA